A DNA window from Linepithema humile isolate Giens D197 chromosome 6, Lhum_UNIL_v1.0, whole genome shotgun sequence contains the following coding sequences:
- the Ufd4 gene encoding E3 ubiquitin-protein ligase HECTD1 isoform X2: MADVDPETLLEWLSMGQGDERDMQLIALEQLCMLLLMSDNVDRCFECCPPRTFLPALCRIFLDEMVPDSVLEVTARAITYYLDVSAECTRRVVAMEGAVKAICSRLSGAGLGSRASRDLAEQCIKVLELVCAREAGAVFEAGGLPCALCFIREHGARVHRDTLHSAMAVVTRLCGKVEPQDKALPDCVEALSVLLRHEDAHVADGALRCFASLADRFSRRGTDPAPLASNGLVSELLYRYTSHTHTCACAHIRTHTESIVIIPSYFLRLSFFRLSNAAGPSTSTTATCSNPKTPPPSNTANTMPAPEPKSCASVSTIISLLSTLCRGSPSITHDLLRSELPDAIEKALKGDERCALDSMRLVDLLLVLLFEGRSALGRSTTGGSSGPLLPRLRRLDSAGEKSHRQLIDCIRSKDTDALIEAIDSGGIEVNFMDDVGQTLLNWASAFGTQEMVEFLCDRGADVNKGQRSSSLHYAACFGRPAIAKVLLRHGANPDLRDEDGKTPLDKARERVDEGHREVAAILQSPGEWMLPPNQEHRKLETEAEEFTEPKGDPEMAPVYLKRLLPVFCATFQSTMLPSVRKASLSLIRKMVHYIQPELLIETCGSDKTGGCGAMLVEVIANVLDNEEDEDGHLVVLQMIQDLMIKGKDEFLEHFARLGVFSKVAALAGPQETTSEPETELNQTGEEQRMEDAKELLIGRAYHWRDWCICRGRDCLYIWSDAAALELSNGSNGWFRFILDGKLATMYSSGSPEGGTDTSENRGEFLEKLQRARSQLKVNFVSQPVLTRPGTTRLVVGNWALSSRKESELCIHNSDGQQQATILREDLPGFIFESNRGTKHSFTAETSLGPEFAAGWTGKRGKRLRSKIEAIKQKVKVQAQEIYECYFKAAQAQPRGVVAKLGTIVSQIEKASQKQQSGNREWRNILQTALEQLKVLLNEEGRVSAYELHSSGLVQALLALLAAPPGPSPPTLRTIKLRMQRITVFKSCFHTKDTNKEHNSAKILVHKLVSVLESIEKLPVYLYDTPGSGYGLQILTRKLRFRLEKASGESALIDRSGRSLKMEPLSTIQQLENHLLKMVAKQWHDHDRSTFTFVKKLKEENRITFKYQHDFDENGLLYWIGTNAKTCSEWVNPAQYGLVVVTSSDGRNLPYGHLEDILSRDPSALNCHTNDDKRAWFSIDLGVWVIPNAYTLRHARGYGRSALRNWMFQASKDGITWVTLYAHVDDCSLNEPGSTATWTLEPPNEEAQGWRHLRLQQIGKNASAQTHYLSVSGFEVYGEVTGVCEDLGRAAKEAEAGVRKQRRFIKTQVLKHLVAGVRVARGLDWKWRDQDGVPPGEGTVTGELHNGWIDVTWDHGGSNSYRMGAEGKYDLRLVGTGLETDNTAKCKSSGGVLTGRKSSSTPSLPDCTDTAMRGSVASTDQAASADNLAAKQAAESIAESVLSVARAEAVVAVTGESGANSTSELSVVLHPRPDTTVSDLATIVESLALNTDCPVNSNSNRASSSKPLFATVRGNKASGGLLSLETAEVLDRMREGADRLRNNTNSFLNGELLGLVPVRISVSGESDENSLRIKSVPRHHPTGITDVAKDCTREKEASSSTQNATGDCPVVVTNPMSVSVPNLACSDANNTLEPTAATGLLETFAAMARRRTLGPTGGQHLTSNSNTSSNTRGPNSVSSLVRLALSPNFPGGLLSTAQSYPSLTSSGQVAGSGVTTTTGPGLGQALTMSLTSTSSDSEQVSLEDFLESCGGVATSSTGGGRTTGGHTLLTELEDDEDGVLEEEEDNEENDQDEEDEENEEEGDGCEGEYEEVMVSRNLLAAFMEEEVPQNSKRRAWDDEFVLKRQFSALIPAFDPRPGRTNINQTTDLEVPPPGSEAQINSRIGSLPMPRLSLSLKGPGFPGISDVEIPLSDPHASIFQAVQELMQLTELGSRQEKLKRIWEPTYTIIYKEARDEESSGRATPIVTLYSRNSAQNANACTVEDVLQLLRHVFVLGTIRDDDTLLEQEEPNETTYWLHPDDFTSKKITNKIIQQIQDPLALAAGALPNWCEELARSCPFLLPFETRRLYFSCTAFGASRSIVWLQTQRDAILERQRAPGLSPRRDDSHEFRVGRLKHERVSVPRGEKLLDWAEQVLKMHASRKSILEVAFVGEEGTGLGPTLEFFALVAAELQRKDLGLWLCDDASDDDNTQILSDESCISGEKIRPAGYYVTRASGLFPAPLPQDSAACDRAVRYFWFLGVFLAKVLQDNRLVDLPLSRPFLKLMCRGDISNNVNEKIGLTGVTQESMSSSMSSSFISEEGEIDATCSSLESSPWYADLLNIDDLAEVDPIRGEFLKEIQNAITKRDRTFSDGLNSADEETSLYITYPSGTSVVIEDLALSMTYSPSSTVFQHDQAELVEGGSDIAVTKENAREYINLTVNYCLNQGICRQLEAFKSGFSKVFPMEKLHVFSPEEMRAMLCGEQNPQWTREDLLNYTEPKLGYTKESPGFQRFVNVLLSLTGSERKAFLQFATGCSALPPGGLCNLYPRLTIVRKVDAGSGGYPSVNTCVHYLKLPEYPTEEILKERLLAATRERGFHLN; encoded by the exons atgGCGGATGTCGATCCGGAAACTTTATTGGAATGGCTCAGTATGGGACAAGGAGACGAAAGAGACATGCAATTAATTGCATTAGAGCAATTATGTATGCTGTTACTTATGTCTGATAATGTTGACCGCTGCTTTGAATg TTGCCCTCCGCGCACATTTCTTCCAGCACTTTGCAGAATCTTTTTGGACGAAATGGTACCGGACAGTGTGCTGGAAGTGACTGCTCGTGCTATCACATATTACTTGGATGTTTCTGCAGAATGTACACGCAGAGTGGTTGCTATGGAAGGTGCTGTGAAAGCGATTTGCAGTCGTCTTTCTGGCGCTGGTCTGGGTTCCAGAGCCAGTCGAGACTTGGCAGAGCAATGTATAAAG GTATTAGAGCTCGTATGCGCGAGAGAAGCAGGTGCTGTGTTCGAAGCTGGTGGTCTCCCTTGTGCGTTGTGCTTTATCCGTGAGCACGGAGCACGTGTGCATCGGGATACATTACACTCAGCTATGGCAGTCGTTACTCGATTATGCGGCAAAGTTGAACCCCAAGATAAGGCTTTACCCGATTGCGTCGAGGCTCTTTCGGTGTTACTCAGACACGAAGATGCGCATGTTGCGGATGGGGCACTTCGTTGCTTCGCATCGCTGGCGGATAGGTTTTCACGAAGGGGAACTGATCCTGCGCCATTAGCGTCGAATGGATTAGTTTCTGAACTATTATATAGGTATAcatcacacacacatacatgcGCGTGCGCGCacatacgcacacacacaGAATCGATAGTCATCATACCGTCATATTTTTTACGCTTATCATTTTTTAGGTTGTCAAATGCAGCAGGACCTAGTACATCTACTACAGCAACATGCAGCAATCCCAAAACGCCTCCACCGTCCAATACCGCCAACACGATGCCAGCTCCAGAACCAAAATCCTGCGCTTCAGTTTCGACCATAATTAGTCTTTTATCGACACTTTGCAGAGGATCTCCGTCGATTACGCACGATCTCTTACGTTCGGAGTTACCAGATGCGATAGAAAAGGCACTAAAAGGAGACGAGCGATGCGCTCTTGATTCCATGAGACTGGTCGACCTTCTATTAGTCTTACTGTTCGAAGGAAGATCGGCGTTAGGTCGTAGCACTACCGGTGGTTCGTCTGGTCCCTTGTTACCAAGACTGAGACGTCTGGACAGCGCTGGAGAGAAATCGCATAGACAATTAATCGATTGCATACGCTCGAAAGATACGGATGCGTTAATAGAGGCGATCGATTCAGGTGGGATTGAAGTTAACTTTATGGATGATGTTGGGCAAACGCTGCTTAATTGGGCCTCAGCATTCGGCACGCAAGAGATGGTCGAATTTCTATGCGATAGAGGAGCGGATGTTAATAAAGGTCAACGATCGTCCAGTCTACATTATGCGGCTTGCTTTGGAAGACCCGCCATTGCCAAAGTCTTGCTTAGACATGGTGCAAATCCTGATCTGCGGGACGAGGACGGTAAAACGCCTCTGGATAAAGCCAGAGAGCGCGTCGACGAAGGGCATAGAGAGGTTGCGGCCATTTTGCAATCGCCCGGAGAATGGATGTTACCACCGAATCAAGAACATAGGAAACTTGAAACCGAAGCGGAAGAATTTACAGAACCTAAGGGAGATCCTGAAATGGCGCCTGTTTATCTCAAAAGATTACTACCGGTGTTTTGTGCAACCTTTCAGTCAACCATGTTACCGAGCGTTAGAAAAGCGAGTTTAAGCTTGATTAGAAAAATGGTGCATTACATTCAGCCAGAATTACTTATAGAAACTTGTGGATCTGATAAAACGGGAGGATGTGGAGCTATGCTTGTAGAAGTAATCGCCAATGTTTTAGATAATGAG GAAGATGAGGATGGTCATTTGGTCGTTCTACAAATGATACAGGATCTGATGATTAAAGGCAAAGATGAATTCTTAGAACATTTTGCGCGTTTGGGAGTATTTTCGAAAGTTGCCGCTTTGGCTGGACCACAAGAAACCACATCCGAACCAGAAACCGAATTAAATCAAACGGGAGAGGAACAAAGAATGGAAGACGCGAAGGAATTACTAATAGGAAGAGCATATCACTGGAGAGACTGGTGCATATGCAGGGGACGTGATTGTTTGTACATCTGGTCGGACGCGGCGGCTTTGGAGCTATCAAATGGAAGTAACGGATGGTTTAGATTTATCCTCGACGGCAAACTGGCGACCATGTATTCCAGCGGGAGCCCGGAAGGCGGGACGGACACGTCGG AAAATCGTGGTGAATTTCTGGAGAAACTGCAAAGAGCACGTAGTCAGTTAAAAGTGAACTTTGTAAGTCAGCCTGTGCTTACTCGGCCTGGTACTACGCGGCTGGTCGTAGGAAATTGGGCGTTATCAAGCAGAAAGGAAAGCGAATTGTGTATACATAATAGCGATGGCCAACAACAAGCAACCATTTTAAGAGAGGATCTACCAGGCTTTATCTTTGAATCAAATAGAGGCACCAAACATTCTTTCACGGCAGAAACAAGTTTag gcCCAGAATTTGCAGCGGGTTGGACTGGCAAAAGAGGGAAAAGATTACGATCAAAAATTGAAGCGATTAAACAAAAGGTCAAAGTACAAGCGCAAGAGATATACGAGTGTTACTTTAAAGCAGCTCAAGCGCAACCACGCGGCGTAGTCGCTAAACTTGGTACCATTGTTAGTCAAATAGAGAAAGCATCACAGAAGCAACAGTCTGGGAATCGCGAGTGGcgtaatatattacaaacCGCATTAGAGCAACTTAAGGTATTGTTGAACGAAGAAGGTCGGGTGTCCGCGTACGAATTGCACTCCAGTGGCCTCGTACAAGCGTTGCTCGCTTTATTGGCCGCACCTCCTGGACCCTCGCCTCCGACATTGAGGACGATTAAACTCAGAATGCAGAGGATAACTGTATTTAAAAGCTGCTTTCATACAAAAGACACGAATAAGGAACATAATTCAGCTAAAATTTTAGTCCATAAATTAGTTTCAGTGCTAGAATCAATAGAGAAATTACCAGTTTATCTATATGACACACCCGGATCAGGCTACGGCTTACAG ATTTTGACGAGAAAATTACGTTTTCGACTGGAGAAAGCGTCTGGCGAGAGCGCGCTGATAGATCGATCTGGTCGCAGCTTAAAAATGGAACCGTTGAGCACGATACAGCAATTGGAGAATCATTTGTTAAAAATGGTAGCCAAGCAATGGCACGATCACGACAGATCTACATTTacatttgtgaaaaaattgaagGAGGAAAATAGAATAACGTTTAAGTATCAGCATGATTTCGACGAGAACGGATTGTTGTATTGGATCGGGACAAACGCTAAGACTTGTTCGGAGTGGGTGAACCCGGCTCAATACGGTCTAGTTGTCGTGACATCGAGCGATGGAAGGAATCTACCATACGGTCATCTCGAGGATATACTTAGTCGTGATCCATCGGCGTTAAACTGCCACACTAATGACGACAAGCGTGCCTGGTTCTCGATAGATCTCGGAGTGTGGGTTATTCCAAACGCGTATACCTTAAGACACGCGAGAGGTTATGGCAGAAGCGCATTGAGGAATTGGATGTTTCAAGCGTCGAAGGACGGCATCACGTGGGTGACACTGTACGCCCATGTGGATGATTGCTCTCTAAATGAGCCAGGCAGCACGGCTACCTGGACATTAGAGCCTCCAAACGAAGAAGCACAAGGCTGGCGACATTTGCGTTTACAGCAAATTGGAAAGAACGCTTCAGCGCAAACGCATTATCTATCCGTGTCTGGTTTTGAGGTCTACGGCGAGGTAACCGGCGTGTGCGAAGACTTGGGTCGCGCGGCTAAGGAAGCCGAGGCCGGCGTGCGAAAGCAGAGAAGATTCATCAAAACGCAAGTTCTCAAGCATTTGGTCGCGGGAGTTAGAGTTGCCAGAGGTCTGGACTGGAAGTGGAGAGATCAGGACGGTGTGCCACCAG GTGAAGGCACAGTAACGGGAGAGTTGCATAATGGATGGATAGATGTAACATGGGATCACGGTGGCTCTAACTCGTACAGAATGGGCGCGGAAGGAAAGTATGATCTCAGATTAGTCGGCACTGGTCTGGAAACGGATAATACGGCGAAGTGTAAAAGTAGCGGAGGAGTTTTAACTGGTCGAAAGTCAAGTAGTACTCCTAGTTTACCCGATTGCACCGATACCGCTATGCGTGGGTCGGTAGCTTCCACGGATCAAGCCGCGAGCGCGGACAATCTAGCGGCAAAG cAAGCTGCCGAGTCGATAGCCGAGAGTGTGTTGTCGGTAGCCCGTGCCGAGGCGGTGGTCGCTGTAACTGGTGAGAGTGGGGCGAACTCAACGAGTGAACTTTCCGTTGTATTGCATCCCAGACCGGACACAACCGTTAGCGATCTAGCTACTATCGTCGAGAGCCTCGCCCTCAACACAGATTGCCCAGTTAACAGTAATAGCAATCGAGCGTCTAGCTCGAAACCTCTTTTCGCCACTGTAAGAGGAAACAAG GCTAGTGGAGGCTTACTGAGCTTAGAAACAGCTGAAGTTCTGGATCGCATGCGAGAGGGTGCCGACAGATTGCGGAACAATACCAATAGTTTTCTGAACGGCGAGCTACTTGGCTTAGTTCCGGTTAGGATCAGTGTTTCTGGCGAGTCGGACGAAAACTCATTAAGAATTAAATCCGTACCAAGACATCATCCTACTGGAATCACAGATG TTGCTAAAGACTGTACTCGAGAGAAAGAAGCTAGCTCATCTACGCAAAATGCAACGGGCGATTGTCCTGTTGTGGTTACCAATCCCATGTCAGTATCTGTGCCTAATCTCGCTTGTTCCGATGCTAACAACACCTTGGAACCAACAGCTGCTACTGGTTTATTGGAAACTTTCGCTGCAATGGCACGGAGACGAACGTTAG gACCTACGGGTGGACAGCATCTCACTTCAAATTCTAATACGAGTTCGAATACACGAGGACCGAATTCTGTATCTAGTCTCGTACGATTGGCACTTAGTCCTAATTTTCCTGGTGGATTACTTAGTACTGCGCAAAGTTATCCAAGTCTGACGAGTAGCGGACAAGTGGCTGGTAGCGGCGTTACTACGACAACTGGGCCAGGCTTAGGACAAGCGCTTACGATGTCTCTGACTAGTACAAGTAGCGATAGCGAGCAA GTTAGTCTCGAAGATTTCTTAGAATCTTGCGGAGGTGTAGCAACCTCTAGCACTGGCGGAGGCCGAACCACAGGCGGACATACGCTTTTGACTGAATTAGAGGATGACGAAGACGGTGTTttggaagaagaagaagataacGAAGAAAATGATCAAGAT gAAGAAGATGAGGAAAATGAAGAAGAAGGTGATGGTTGTGAAGGTGAATACGAAGAAGTAATGGTAAGCCGCAATCTTTTAGCGGCATTTATGGAGGAAGAAGTACCACAGAATAGTAAAAGACGTGCATGGGACGATGAATTTGTATTGAAGCGTCAGTTTTCCGCTCTCATTCCTGCTTTCGATCCACGTCCTGGCCGGACGAATATCAATCAA ACAACGGACTTGGAAGTTCCTCCTCCCGGAAGCGAAGCGCAAATTAATAGTCGCATAGGATCGCTACCAATGCCTAGACTTTCTTTATCATTGAAAGGGCCAGGATTTCCAGGAATATCCGACGTCGAGATACCGCTTTCGGATCCGCACGCTAGTATTTTCCAAGCGGTTCAggaattaatgcaattaacTGAATTGGGCAGCCgccaagaaaaattaaaaaggataTGGGAACCTACTTACAC CATAATATACAAGGAAGCCAGAGACGAGGAATCATCCGGTAGAGCGACACCGATCGTGACACTGTACTCTCGTAACTCTGCGCAGAATGCAAATGCGTGTACTGTGGAGGATGTCTTGCAGCTTCTGAGACACGTGTTTGTTTTGGGCACTATTCGAGATGATGACACTTTGTTGGAACAGGAAGAACCAAACGAAACAACCTACTGGCTTCATCCGGATGATTTTACGTCCAAGAAAATTACGAACAAAATCATACAGCAGATTCAGGATCCACTGGCTCTGGCCGCCGGTGCATTGCCCAATTGGTGCGAAGAACTCGCGCGAAGCTGTCCATTTTTGTTACCTTTCGAAACTAGACGACTCTACTTCAGTTGCACCGCTTTCGGTGCGTCACGGTCTATTGTATGGTTGCAAACGCAGCGCGACGCAATTCTGGAAAGGCAAAGAGCACCGGGTTTGAGTCCACGACGTGACGACAGTCATGAATTCCGTGTCGGGAGACTTAAGCATGAAAGAGTCAGCGTACCTAGAGGGGAAAAGTTGCTAGACTGGGCGGAACAAGTGTTGAAG ATGCACGCAAGTCGCAAGAGTATACTCGAAGTGGCGTTTGTGGGAGAAGAAGGTACCGGTCTGGGACCTACTTTGGAATTCTTCGCATTGGTCGCAGCGGAATTACAGCGTAAAGATTTGGGGCTTTGGCTATGCGACGACGCCTCAGACGATGATAATACGCAGATCTTGAGCGACGAGTCCTGTATTTCCGGAGAGAAGATCCGGCCTGCGGGATATTACGTAACACGAGCCAGCGGTCTGTTCCCAGCTCCGTTGCCGCAAGATTCAGCAGCTTGCGATCGCGCTGTTCGATATTTTTGGTTCCTAGGAGTCTTCTTGGCAAAGGTTCTCCAAGATAATAGATTAGTAGATCTACCACTGTCCCGTccattcttaaaattaatgtgcCGCGGTGATATATCAAACAATGTCAACGAGAAAATCGGTCTTACCGGCGTTACGCAAGAAAGCATGTCGTCCAGCATGTCGAGCAGCTTTATATCGGAGGAAGGCGAGATCGATGCCACATGCTCTTCGCTGGAATCTTCTCCATGGTATGCTGATCTATTAAACATAGACGATCTCGCCGAGGTGGATCCCATAAGAGGagagtttttaaaagaaatacaaaacgCAATTACTAAACGTGATAGAACTTTTTCTGATGGTCTAAATTCTGCCGATGAGGAAACGTCATTATACATCACTTATCCGTCGGGCACTTCTGTAGTTATCGAAGATTTGGCATTAAGCATGACATATTCGCCGAGCTCGACAGTTTTCCAACACGATCAAGCGGAATTGGTGGAAGGTGGCTCTGATATAGCAGTGACGAAAGAAAATGCAAGAGAATATATTAATCTTACGGTCAATTATTGTCTCAATCAAGGAATTTGTAGACAACTTGAAGCATTCAAGTCAGGTTTCTCGAAAGTTTTTCCGATGGAAAAACTCCACGTTTTCAGTCCAGAGGAAATGAGAGCTATGCTTTGTGGTGAACAGAATCCGCAGTGGACGAGAGAAGATTTACTCAATTACACTGAGCCAAAACTGGGATACACAAAAGAAAG tcCTGGTTTCCAAAGATTTGTCAACGTGCTATTGTCATTGACCGGTTCTGAAAGAAAAGCattcttacaatttgctaCTGGATGTTCAGCTCTACCTCCAGGAGGTTTATGTAATCTATATCCTAGATTGACTATCGTGCGGAAAGTGGACGCTGGCTCTGGCGGTTATCCTTCAGTTAATACCTGTGTTCATTACTTAAAATTACCAGAATATCCTACCGAAGAAATTCTAAAGGAACGGCTACTTGCTGCTACCCGTGAAAGAGGATTTCATTTGAATTAA